In the Candidatus Saccharimonas aalborgensis genome, one interval contains:
- a CDS encoding cytochrome ubiquinol oxidase subunit I yields MDGFLAARSLIGHSLAFHILIVALSIGLPVLLSLFEWYAWRKNSERLRAFVRLLAKWTAVFVIGGIFTGTIIALQMSTLWAPFMNEVRPTVGKFFQLEGYMFLIEAAFLSWYLGTMKQTGTLRHFLISIPISIGSIGSAFFITAVNAFMNNSTATLTSTTINEVSHSVASYIFATTLLVLAYVVWRNLHKQPASTKTFLNWTIKRLVAVSAILLVTLALLGHQSAVNIAETQPAKLAAIELLDKTQSNAPLRIGGDIDANGKAEGGIVLPGMLSLLAGYSTAYEVKGLDQVPRYQWPPLIVHLLFDTKMALVGLSSLLVLGAIFFLWRKGSFPRWFSITFIPLSVVGMIMMELGWFITELGRQTWTVAGKQTTAAAFTHGATIGNSLFIFILLFAVLSCATAFALAYTTRHWRATEKTSW; encoded by the coding sequence GCGCTCTCCATCGGCCTCCCGGTGCTGCTTAGTTTATTTGAGTGGTACGCGTGGCGCAAAAATAGCGAACGTCTCAGAGCATTTGTGCGACTGCTCGCGAAATGGACCGCCGTGTTTGTGATCGGTGGTATTTTCACCGGAACAATCATTGCACTTCAAATGTCAACGCTTTGGGCCCCATTTATGAATGAAGTACGTCCGACTGTCGGGAAGTTCTTTCAGCTCGAGGGCTACATGTTTCTTATTGAGGCAGCGTTCTTGTCATGGTATCTCGGTACGATGAAGCAAACTGGCACGCTCCGTCATTTTTTGATAAGCATTCCTATTAGTATCGGTTCTATAGGTTCGGCATTTTTCATTACTGCAGTTAACGCGTTCATGAATAACTCGACAGCGACATTGACGTCGACAACTATCAATGAGGTGTCCCACTCAGTTGCATCCTATATTTTTGCGACAACGTTATTAGTGCTCGCGTATGTTGTGTGGCGCAATCTCCACAAACAGCCTGCTTCTACGAAAACATTTCTAAATTGGACCATCAAGCGGCTCGTCGCTGTTTCAGCTATTTTACTGGTAACACTCGCATTGTTAGGTCATCAATCTGCCGTCAATATTGCCGAGACACAGCCCGCCAAACTCGCCGCCATCGAGCTACTCGACAAAACACAGTCAAACGCACCGCTCCGTATCGGTGGTGACATCGATGCCAACGGTAAAGCCGAGGGAGGTATTGTACTACCCGGTATGCTGAGCCTCCTCGCAGGATATTCAACTGCCTATGAGGTAAAAGGGCTAGACCAGGTACCGCGCTACCAATGGCCCCCGCTCATTGTCCATCTCTTATTCGATACAAAGATGGCACTTGTTGGCCTCTCGTCACTTCTCGTTCTTGGTGCGATATTCTTTCTGTGGCGCAAGGGGTCGTTTCCTCGCTGGTTTAGCATCACCTTTATCCCTCTTAGTGTCGTCGGAATGATTATGATGGAGTTAGGCTGGTTTATCACTGAACTCGGGCGTCAAACCTGGACTGTTGCCGGAAAACAAACTACCGCAGCAGCCTTTACGCATGGTGCAACTATCGGCAACAGTCTGTTTATCTTTATCCTCCTCTTTGCTGTGCTTAGCTGTGCAACCGCTTTCGCACTCGCTTATACGACTAGGCATTGGCGCGCCACGGAGAAAACATCATGGTAG